One Stigmatopora nigra isolate UIUO_SnigA chromosome 1, RoL_Snig_1.1, whole genome shotgun sequence DNA segment encodes these proteins:
- the LOC144194209 gene encoding membrane-associated guanylate kinase, WW and PDZ domain-containing protein 3-like isoform X4 produces MSKNTVKKLHWRSKVQEGFVPLGGSSGELGLAIGGGADYGEFPFVTVAPGGGATVGDIILEIGGTPVLGMTLGDVRGVLNSCPHPIRIKTVSPGASLCKDLRLYLSKCFTPTSMDSQLQQLIRENLYLRAVPCTTRQPRDGEISGVDYNFVSIEEFFSLEESGALLESGKFKGNYYGTPRPVHIGPDSPPITYQEHRNLLRNFRTRSKSLSNLEKTVEEDNSEEDSGLSAGSAGAPPTMLPLSHTWGESLAGTGGGEAMENGGRGAGRGRAPTADAWEMAFGNGDHNFYVDHVSKARQDLRTHNKEAISSPGELPEFTDQPNQLEGFSVHTRLSKGPRGFGFNIVGGSRAREFLQVYSVTPGGPPALHQADILVYINDLCVLGRSHKEVVEMLKTVPMGQSVDVVLRRGYPMLYNPDGCPKHTLDTPQTPPANHQRGPLTYSHVQDATSGGSGPSYSEPLTNGVVGPPTPTSSEIPMGLPAPSSERMSSNHSNSDGSTRRSSVIGYNSSTLPTRSSCSSLLHHQSSKSSESDLSTSTYPVASSSKVHESSPPGVPAQRPPMPQTCLPPTPPREMAPCGFNGCPANHQVPSQTTLGNAGLALPLGTTGSFPPGELVPVALERCEGGGLGFSITAGGPGGQLAVVRRVWDRRQCPSLQPGDAVVKINGADVQNFKFSQVQKILQDHSKQGNVVLLVHRRAAAPAPLVTPNLYKPLPSPHGLTSGASHPSASTDLPSPSSRALVGGVPPLCQAGLAMEAPAGGHRPVAAGTPQSQTPNGPPTTGLIQSTSFLDSVPVTLTLEPRDLQGVEESAGGLVRGAVAKETREGKKVEVELSRRPGEGFGFVIASQEINRGAPSQSTMSHRFVTVRRGSPAARSGLIQPGDQLDAVEGRRVASLHHRDLAQILRRAGNTLKLSVTPRAPSEGAEVEIDKHFTKGCRGRAKNESRFYRVDLERGPTGFGFSLRGGSEYNMGLYVLGLMDGGPAQCSNKMQVSDQLVEINGDSTSGMTHSQAVEQIRRGGHRIHLVLKKGNGYVPDYVELSSLSLCMTNSKQGEPCFYVIGRTENLRP; encoded by the exons ATGTCTAAAAACACGGTGAAGAAGCTGCACTGGCGCTCAAAG GTGCAGGAGGGCTTCGTGCCGTTAGGTGGAAGCTCCGGGGAGCTGGGGCTGGCCATCGGGGGCGGCGCCGACTATGGAGAATTCCCCTTTGTGACAGTGGCCCCCGGGGGCGGGGCCACCGTGGGGGACATCATCTTGGAGATAGGCGGCACACCCGTGCTGGGAATGACGCTGGGAGATGTCCGAGGCGTCCTCAACTCCTGTCCTCACCCGATTAGGATCAAGACCGTCTCACCAG GTGCATCTCTGTGTAAAGATCTCCGCTTATACCTCAGTAAGTGTTTCACACCAACTTCCATGGACAGCCAGCTGCAGCAGCTCATCCGAGAGAACCTTTATCTGCGTGCCGTACCCT GTACAACCCGGCAGCCTCGCGATGGGGAAATCAGCGGTGTCGACTACAACTTCGTGTCCATCGAGGAGTTCTTCTCCTTGGAGGAGTCGGGGGCGCTATTGGAAAGCGGAAAGTTCAAAG GCAACTATTATGGGACACCCCGCCCAGTTCACATAGGCCCAGACAGTCCACCAATAACATACCAGGAGCATCGTAACCTACTCCGGAACTTCAGGACCAGAAGCAAATCACTCAGCAACCTGGAAAAAACTGTAGAAGAAGACAACAGCGAAGAGGACAGTGGCCTGTCTG CAGGGTCAGCCGGAGCCCCACCCACCATGCTTCCCTTGAGCCATACCTGGGGAGAATCTTTGGCGGGGACCGGCGGCGGCGAAGCAATGGAAAACGGAGGAAGGGGAGCGGGACGAGGACGAGCTCCCACGGCGGACGCGTGGGAGATGGCCTTCGGGAACGGCGACCACAACTTTTACGTTGA TCACGTGTCAAAGGCCAGACAGGATCTTCGTACTCACAACAAAGAGGCCATTTCCAGCCCAGGAGAAC TTCCAGAGTTCACAGATCAGCCAAATCAGCTGGAAGGCTTTTCCGTACACACTCGTCTCTCCAAAGGGCCGCGAGGCTTCGGCTTCAACATCGTGGGAGGAAGTCGAGCTCGGGAGTTCCTGCAAGTGTACAGTGTCACGCCCGGAGGACCGCCCGCCCTCCACCAAG CCGACATCCTGGTGTACATCAATGACCTGTGCGTGCTGGGTCGCTCGCACAAAGAAGTGGTGGAGATGCTCAAAACAGTTCCCATGGGTCAGAGCGTGGATGTGGTTCTGAGGCGAGGCTATCCCATGCTGTACAACCCGGACGGATGTCCCAAACACACATTAGACacg CCACAGACTCCTCCAGCTAACCACCAGCGTGGACCACTAACCTACAGCCATGTGCAGGATGCCACCAGCGGCGGGTCAG gGCCGTCCTATTCAGAGCCATTAACCAATGGCGTAGTAGGCCCGCCAACTCCCACTTCCTCTGAAATCCCCATGGGCCTCCCCGCACCTTCTTCCGAGAGGATGTCATCCAATCATAGCAACTCTGACGGGAGCACTCGGAG GTCCTCTGTGATTGGATACAATAGTAGCACCCTCCCCACCCGCTCCTCGTGCTCCTCCCTCCTCCACCATCAGAGCTCCAAGTCCTCAGAGAGTGACCTGTCCACATCCACCTACCCCGTTGCGTCCTCATCCAAAGTGCACGAGTCCTCGCCACCCGGCGTCCCGGCGCAGCGTCCCCCGATGCCGCAGACCTGCCTGCCACCCACGCCGCCCCGGGAGATGGCGCCCTGCGGCTTCAACGGATGCCCAGCCAATCACCAAGTGCCCTCTCAAACCACCCTAGGAAACGCGGGCTTGGCACTCCCTTTGGGTACAACAGGGTCCTTTCCCCCCGGCGAGCTGGTACCGGTAGCCCTGGAGCGCTGCGAGGGCGGCGGTCTGGGTTTCAGCATAACAGCGGGAGGACCGGGGGGTCAGCTGGCTGTAGTTAGGCGGGTCTGGGACCGCAGGCAATGCCCCTCCCTACAGCCGGGGGACGCTGTGGTCAAGATCAACGGTGCTGATGTGCAGAATTTCAAATTCTCTCAG GTCCAGAAGATTTTGCAGGATCACTCAAAACAGGGGAATGTGGTTCTGCTTGTGCACAGGCGAG CTGCCGCCCCCGCACCTTTGgtcacgcctaatttatacaagcccctcccctctcctcATGGTCTCACAAGTGGGGCGTCCCACCCTTCGGCTTCTACCGATTTGCCTTCCCCGTCCTCGCGTGCCTTGGTGGGAGGCGTTCCCCCACTTTGCCAGGCTGGTTTGGCCATGGAGGCCCCAGCGGGGGGGCATCGCCCAGTAGCAG caGGGACCCCTCAAAGCCAAACTCCCAATGGGCCCCCCACCACGGGCCTCATCCAAAGCACCAGCTTCCTGGATTCGGTTCCTGTCACCTTGACCTTGGAGCCTCGTGACCTACAGGGTGTGGAGGAGAGCGCTGGGGGGCTAGTCAGGGGGGCAGTCGCCAAGGAAACCAGGGAGGGGAAGAAGGTAGAGGTGGAGCTGTCCAGGCGGCCCGGCGAAGGCTTCGGATTTGTCATCGCATCCCAAGAAATCAACCGTGGAG CTCCGTCCCAATCCACCATGTCCCATCGCTTTGTGACGGTGCGGCGTGGCAGCCCGGCGGCCCGTAGCGGCCTCATCCAGCCCGGAGACCAGCTGGACGCCGTGGAGGGACGGCGGGTGGCGTCCCTGCACCACCGAGACCTGGCCCAGATCCTGAGAAGGGCGGGCAACACACTTAAGCTGAGCGTGACACCGCGAGCGC CGTCAGAAGGAGCTGAGGTGGAAATCGACAAGCACTTCACCAAGGGATGCAGAGGGAGAGCTAAG AATGAGTCCAGGTTCTACAGAGTGGATCTGGAGCGAGGCCCAACAGGTTTCGGTTTCTCCCTG